In Blastococcus saxobsidens DD2, the genomic stretch GGTGGATCCGGACACGGGCAAGACGTCGTGGCTGGACTACGTGGCGGTCCACGACGCCGGCACCATCGTCAACCCGATCACGCTGGGGGGACACGTCACCGGCGGAACTGCGCAGGGAGTGGGGACGGCGCTGCTGGAGGAACTGGCCTATGACGAGGACGGCCAGTTCAAGTCCTCGACCTTCATGGACTACCTCATCCCCACCGCCAACGAGATCCCGGCGATGAAACTCGGCCATGTCGAGACGCCGTCGCCCTACACCGAGTACGGCATCAAGGGCGGTGGTGAGGGCGGCCGCATGGCCACGCCCGGTGTCATCTCCGCGGCGATCGACGACGCGCTCCGGGAGTTCGGGATGCACGTGCGCAACCTGCCGGTCAAGCCCTCGGACATCGTCGCCACCGTGCTCGCGGCCCGCGAGCAGCAGAAGGAGCAGAGCGCCTAATGGAGCTGCAGAACTCGTTCACCGTCACCGCCGACCCTCAGACGGTCTGGGCGCACCTGCTCGAGGTCGAGAACCTCGTGCCGTGCATGCCGGGCGCGGAACTGGTCGAGACCGTCGACGACACCCATTGGCGGGGGAGGCTGAAGATCAAGTTCGGCCCGGTGGCGCTGGCCTTCTCCGGGGACGTGTCCATGGTCGAGCGGGACGACGAGCAGCGTCGTCTGCGGCTGACCGGCGCAGGCAAGGACAAGGGCGGCCGCGGTAGCGCCAGCGCGGACGTCGTCGTCGCCGTCGTCCCGGGGCCGGTGGCAGGATCGAGCACCGTCGAGATCGTTCAGGACCTCAAGGTGGCCGGGCAGATCGCCTCGTTCGGCCGCGGCATGATCGCCGACGTCTCGAAGACGATGACCAAGCAGTTCGCCGACCGGCTGCAGTCCCGCCTGACGACCGACCAGGAGCCGACCGCCACCGGCGGACCGGCCGAGGCTGCCGACCAGCCGCACGCAGCAGGCGCACCGGCCGCCGTGGTCCGGACGGCCCCCCGGGAGGTCCACGGTGACGGTGCGGCGCTCTCCGGCTTCCGCATCATCTGGGTGGTACTCGCCGGATTCGCCCGTCGGATCGGGCGGCGGCTGACCGGCCGGCGCGACCGGGAGGCCTGACCACCACCGTGACCACCACCGTGACCGCCACCTCCTCGCCTGCCGCGCCGAACGCAGGCCTCAGCACGGTGGCCGACCTCAAGCGAGCCCTCGTCGAGGTCGACTACCTGGCCGACGACGGGTTGGCGATGGCGGCGTTCCTGGCTCTGCGCATGGGGCGCCCCCTCTTGCTCGAGGGGGAGAACGGGGTCGGCAAGACCGAGATCGCCCTCGCCTTGTCCCGCCTGCTGGGGCGAGAGCTGATCCGTCTGCAGTGCTACGAGGGCATCGACACCAGCCAGGCGCTGTACGACTGGCACTACGCGCGCCAGCTGCTGGCCGTGCGCGAGGGCCGGGCGCATGCCGACGTCTTCACGCGTGAGTTCCTGCTGCCGCGTCCGCTGCTCACCGCGCTCGAACAGGGGTCGGGAGCGGTCCTGCTCATCGACGAGCTGGATCGTGCGGACGACGAGTTCGAGGCGTTCCTGCTGGAGCTGCTGTCGGACTTCTCGGTCACCATCCCGGAGCTGGGGCGTGTCACAGCGGCCACCCGGCCGCTCGTCGTCCTCACCTCCAACCGCACTCGCGACCTGCACAACGCCGTCCGGCGGCGCTGCCTGTACAGCTGGGTGGCGCACCCCGACGCCCAGCGGGAGCTGGCGATCCTGCGGGTACGCGCGCCCCAGGTTCCGGAGTCCCTGGCGGCCGAGGTGGCGGGCGCGGTGGCCCGCATCCGCGGTCTGGACCTGGTGAACCGGCCCGGCGTCGGTGAGGCCGTGGACTGGGCCAGCGCGCTGCACATGCTCGGCCTGGCCAAGCTGGACCGACAGACGGCGCTGGACACACTCGCCGCCCTGATCAAGGACGTCGACGACCAGCGGGCGGTGGTCGAGGCGATCGACGACGTCGTCCCCGACTCCGCGAGCTGACCCCGGTGACCGCCGCCGGGATGGCGGGAGAGGAACTCGGCCGGACCTGCGTCGAGTTCACCGACCTGCTGCGACGTCGCGGCGTGGCGGTCGGCCCGGTGCAGACCGCTGCCTTCCTGGAAGCGCTGTACCTGCTCCGACCGACGACGACGGCCGAGCTCTACTGGGCCGGGCGGGCGGTCCTGGCCACCGACGTCGCCGTGCTGCCCGCCTACGCCCGGGCGTTCGCGGAGTTCTTCGCCGCGGCGGATGCCGATGACGCCCCGCCGCCGGCCCCACCGCACGCGCCGCCGAGCGTCCTCGACGACGAGCCCCTCGCCCGGCCCGCGATGGACGTCGCGGTGGGGGAGGAGCCGCTGGAGCTGCCGGAGGAAGCCCGGGTCGAGGCCAGCGAGGCCGAGCGCGTGCGCGTCAAGTCCTTCGCCCGCATGACCGCGGAGGAGCGTCGGATCGCGGCGCTGATGATCCGGCGGCTGCGGGTGCGGCTGCCCCGACGGCTCAGTCGGCGCCGGCGCCCAGCCTCCAGCGGTCGGTACCTGGACATGCGCTCCACACTGCGCCGGTCACTGGCCACCGACGGTGAGCCGGCCCGGCTCGGCCGCCGGCGCAGACGAGTCCGGCAGCGGCCGGTGACCCTGGTCGTCGACGTCTCGGGCTCGATGACGCCGTACGCGCAGGCGCTGCTGCGCTTCGGTCATGCGCTCCTGCATGCCGGGCACCGGGTCGAGGTCTACACCGTGGGGGTGCGGTTGAGCCGGGTCACCGACGCGCTCCGTCACGACTCCGCCGACCGCGCGCTCGCCGAGGTGGGCCGGCAGGTCGCCGACTGGGACGGCGGGACCTTGCTGGCCACCTCACTCGTCCGGTTACTGGACCTGCGGCGGGGTCACGCGGCGCTGCGGGGGGCGGTCGTGGTGATCTGCTCCGACGGTCTCGACCGCGACGACCCCGAGCGGCTCGGCGCGGCCACCGCGCGGCTCTCCCGGCTCGCGCACCGGCTGGTGTGGCTCAACCCGCTCAAGGGCGACCCCCGCTACCAACCGCTCGCGCGGGGGATGGCCGCGGCCGTGCCGCACCTGGACCTCTTCCTGGCCGGACACAACGTGGCGAGCCTGGAAGAACTCGCCGCCGTGGTCGAGCGACATGCGACGGCCGCGCGGAGGGCGTGACAGCACCCAGGAGGACGACATGCGCGCGCCGCGCCCGCGTGGACGAGGCTCGGGACGGGGCCGGAGAGGACCAGTCGAATGCGCGATGTACTTGACGACCTGATCGGGTGGTGGCAGGCGGGGGAGACCGTCGGCGTGGGCACCGTCGTGGGCACCTGGCGCTCGGCACCGCGCCCGGCCGGTGCGTCGATGCTCGTGGGCCCCGACGGCACGGCGGTGGGCAGCGTGTCCGGCGGCTGCGTCGAGGGCGCGGTGTACGAGGAGGCCAAGGAGGTCGTCGAGACCGGGGTGCCGACCCTGCAGCGGTACGGCATCGCCGACGACGACGCCTTCGCCGTCGGGCTGACCTGCGGCGGCATCATGCACGTCTTCGTGGAGTCGGTGTCGCGCGAGTCGTTCCCCGAGCTCGGGGAGATCGCCGAGTCGATCGGCCGGCACGAGCCGGTCGCCGTCGTCACCCTGATCGACGGCCCGGAGGACCGGCTGGGCCGGCGGATGGTGCTGTGGCCGGACCGCGCGTCGGGCTCGCTGGGGCTGCAGCGGCTGGACGACGCGGTGGCGGCCGATGCGCGCGGGATGCTGGCCGCCGGCCGGACCGGGCAGCTGCACATCGGGCACGACGGCGAGCGGCGCGGCGACGACCTGACGCTGTTCGTCAACTCGTTCGCGCCGGCCGCCCGGATGATCGTCTTCGGCGCGATCGACTTCGCCGCCGCCGTGGCGCGGGTCGGGGCGTTCCTGGGCTACCGGGTGACCGTGTGCGACGCGCGGCCGGTGTTCGCCACGGCCAAGCGCTTCCCGGACGCGCACGAGGTCGTCGTCGAGTGGCCGCACCGCTACCTGCAGGCCGAGGTCGACGGCGGCCGGATCGACGAGCGCACCGTGCTGTGCGTGCTCACCCACGACCCGAAGTTCGACGTCCCGCTGCTGGAGGTGGCGCTGCGGATCGCGGTCGCCTACGTCGGTGCGATGGGCTCGCGGCGCACCCACGACGACCGGCTGGTCCGGCTGGAGGAGGCGGGGTTGAGCAAGGAGGAGATCGGCCGGCTGTCCTCGCCGATCGGCCTGGACCTGGGGGCCCGGACGCCGGAGGAGACCGCCGTGTCGATCGCCGCGGAGATCATCGCCGGGCGCTGGGGCGGTTCGGGGGAGCGGCTGGCGAGCACCGAGGGGCCGATCCACGCGACGGCGGAGCGCTGATCGCTGTCGCCTCGCGGGTGGGCGGCGGCCCCGGAGAGGGCTACCGTCCTCGTCGAGGTGGTCGGTGTGGCTCCTGGCAGTCGTGAGCGCACCGGATCAGTCCTGTCGACGACCGGACCTCCCCGGGCCGTCCTCGACGCGGTGGCCTCCTGCCCGCTGCCGTCCCTGCTGCTGGCGGTGCCGTCCGAACGGATCCTCGCCGCCAGCCCGGTGGCCGACCGGATCCTGTGCCCGGACGGGGGTTCAGCGGTCGGCCGCAGCCTGGAGGAGTTCACCGCGGACGAGCCGACCGGGGCGCTGGAGCTTCTCCTGGAGGGCCGGCTGGACGGCTACGAGGCGCGGCGCACGATCGTGCGCGCCGGCAGATCGGAGTCCGTGACCGTGTGGTTGCGGCTCGCCGACCCGCGGGGGGATCGACGGTTCGCGATGGCGTTCCTGCTGCCAGACCCCACGTTCCTCGGTGAGGCGATACACCGCCCCGATGGGATGACCGCGGAGGCGGTCGTCGGGTCGACGGACCCGCACGTGATCGTGGACAGGATCAGCGCCGACGTGCAGGGGCTGACCGGCCACGAACCGTCCGACGTCGTCGGCCAGTCGCTGTTCCGGCTCGTACTGCCCGCCGACGTCACGGCGCTGCTGGGCGCGCTCGCGCAGTCCGCTGCCACCGGGCTGGGCGCGACCCTTGCGGTCCGGGTGCAGATGTACGGGTCGGTGGTCCACCGGTGCCAGCTCCTGACCCTGCCCCTGGTGCCGGCCCCCAGCTTCGCTTTCGCGTTCCTGGACGACGACGTGACCGCCGGCCCGCTGACGTCGGCGGTGGGCATCCGGCAGGCACTGTGGCAGTTCGACGAGAGCCTGCGGTCGGCCACGTCGTCACGTCTGGCGGCGCGCAGCGATGCGGTGCCCGGCCTCAACCGCCTGTCCGGACGGGAACTGCAGATCGTGACGCGGTTGCTCAACGGTGATCGCGTGCCGGCGATCGCCGAGGCGCTCTTCCTGAGTCCAAGCACCGTGCGGAATCATCTCTCGGCGGTGTTCCGCAAGTTGCGGGTGGCGTCGCAACAGGAACTGATCCACCTGCTGCGGAGAACGGACAGGTCGCCTGCGGGGTCGTGACACTGCGCCCATCCCGCCCGGCCGCTCCGGCGACGATCGTCCTGGTGTGTACCTTCCCATGCAACGAGCCGCGGACGCATTCGCGGTCCCGGCAGCGATGCCATCACGGCCGTCTGCCAACCCATCGTGTCCCTCGCGACCGGCCAAGTCCTCGGAGTCGAGGCGCTGTCACGGTTCGTCCCGGCCGACCGGGGAGCGCCGCAGGACTGGTTCAGCGACGCGGCGAGAGCCGGTCGCACCGTCCACTTGGAGCTACGGGCCGCCGTCGTCGCCCTCGACGCGGCGGCCGCCCTCCCGGTTCCGGGGTACGTCGCGGTCAACTTCTCACCGGCGACGCTGCTCTGGTCCGGGCTCGCCCGGCTGCTGAGCAGTCTGCCGATCCACCCGTCGCGCATCGTCGTGGAGCTCA encodes the following:
- a CDS encoding SRPBCC family protein, yielding MELQNSFTVTADPQTVWAHLLEVENLVPCMPGAELVETVDDTHWRGRLKIKFGPVALAFSGDVSMVERDDEQRRLRLTGAGKDKGGRGSASADVVVAVVPGPVAGSSTVEIVQDLKVAGQIASFGRGMIADVSKTMTKQFADRLQSRLTTDQEPTATGGPAEAADQPHAAGAPAAVVRTAPREVHGDGAALSGFRIIWVVLAGFARRIGRRLTGRRDREA
- a CDS encoding vWA domain-containing protein; this translates as MTAAGMAGEELGRTCVEFTDLLRRRGVAVGPVQTAAFLEALYLLRPTTTAELYWAGRAVLATDVAVLPAYARAFAEFFAAADADDAPPPAPPHAPPSVLDDEPLARPAMDVAVGEEPLELPEEARVEASEAERVRVKSFARMTAEERRIAALMIRRLRVRLPRRLSRRRRPASSGRYLDMRSTLRRSLATDGEPARLGRRRRRVRQRPVTLVVDVSGSMTPYAQALLRFGHALLHAGHRVEVYTVGVRLSRVTDALRHDSADRALAEVGRQVADWDGGTLLATSLVRLLDLRRGHAALRGAVVVICSDGLDRDDPERLGAATARLSRLAHRLVWLNPLKGDPRYQPLARGMAAAVPHLDLFLAGHNVASLEELAAVVERHATAARRA
- a CDS encoding helix-turn-helix transcriptional regulator, with translation MAPGSRERTGSVLSTTGPPRAVLDAVASCPLPSLLLAVPSERILAASPVADRILCPDGGSAVGRSLEEFTADEPTGALELLLEGRLDGYEARRTIVRAGRSESVTVWLRLADPRGDRRFAMAFLLPDPTFLGEAIHRPDGMTAEAVVGSTDPHVIVDRISADVQGLTGHEPSDVVGQSLFRLVLPADVTALLGALAQSAATGLGATLAVRVQMYGSVVHRCQLLTLPLVPAPSFAFAFLDDDVTAGPLTSAVGIRQALWQFDESLRSATSSRLAARSDAVPGLNRLSGRELQIVTRLLNGDRVPAIAEALFLSPSTVRNHLSAVFRKLRVASQQELIHLLRRTDRSPAGS
- a CDS encoding XdhC family protein, which encodes MRDVLDDLIGWWQAGETVGVGTVVGTWRSAPRPAGASMLVGPDGTAVGSVSGGCVEGAVYEEAKEVVETGVPTLQRYGIADDDAFAVGLTCGGIMHVFVESVSRESFPELGEIAESIGRHEPVAVVTLIDGPEDRLGRRMVLWPDRASGSLGLQRLDDAVAADARGMLAAGRTGQLHIGHDGERRGDDLTLFVNSFAPAARMIVFGAIDFAAAVARVGAFLGYRVTVCDARPVFATAKRFPDAHEVVVEWPHRYLQAEVDGGRIDERTVLCVLTHDPKFDVPLLEVALRIAVAYVGAMGSRRTHDDRLVRLEEAGLSKEEIGRLSSPIGLDLGARTPEETAVSIAAEIIAGRWGGSGERLASTEGPIHATAER
- a CDS encoding AAA family ATPase, with amino-acid sequence MTTTVTATSSPAAPNAGLSTVADLKRALVEVDYLADDGLAMAAFLALRMGRPLLLEGENGVGKTEIALALSRLLGRELIRLQCYEGIDTSQALYDWHYARQLLAVREGRAHADVFTREFLLPRPLLTALEQGSGAVLLIDELDRADDEFEAFLLELLSDFSVTIPELGRVTAATRPLVVLTSNRTRDLHNAVRRRCLYSWVAHPDAQRELAILRVRAPQVPESLAAEVAGAVARIRGLDLVNRPGVGEAVDWASALHMLGLAKLDRQTALDTLAALIKDVDDQRAVVEAIDDVVPDSAS